The Thermus brockianus genome window below encodes:
- a CDS encoding M3 family oligoendopeptidase gives MTETTWDLTPLFPGLESPEFRRAWEGVKGRIGRLKGLLEGEAPLAEVLAALDALQEEATPLWAYLYARFTANTQDEAALAKLSELEMLFLDFQRLRPRLTRYLALQEPEEAGPYRILVVEAKEEALHMMPEGEEVLAAELSLSGRQAWSKLHESLTSQIAARVDGEELPITKVRNLYFHPEEAVRKKAYEAELKAWEAHEVPLAYALNGVKGEASVLHRRRGYKDDLEPSLLRNRIRRKTLLALQEAVREALPLFRRYFHLKAKALGKERLDWWDLFAPIGQGRRWTLEEARRFIREKLAAFVPGAAQVAEAAFAERWMDLLPRKGKVGGAYCMPRGGGKSLILANYEESFESVSTLAHELGHAYHNFALAQAPAALREVPMTLAETASIMNETLVVEAALKEASPEEGLLILDAYLQGAAQVVVDIHSRFLFESWVFQKRKERELSPREFKELMLKAQEEAYGEALATRHPYMWAVKGHYYGADFYNYPYTFGLLFGLAVYEAAKEDPGFAEGYERLLAESGMHFAEELGRRFGFDLESPAFWRKGLKVLADKVEALEERLS, from the coding sequence ATGACCGAGACCACCTGGGACCTAACCCCCCTCTTCCCCGGCCTGGAAAGCCCCGAGTTCCGGCGGGCCTGGGAAGGGGTGAAGGGGCGCATCGGACGCCTTAAGGGACTCCTGGAAGGGGAAGCCCCCCTGGCCGAGGTCCTGGCCGCTTTGGACGCCCTCCAGGAGGAGGCCACCCCCCTTTGGGCCTACCTCTACGCCCGCTTCACCGCCAACACCCAGGATGAGGCCGCCTTGGCCAAGCTCTCCGAGCTGGAGATGCTCTTTTTGGACTTCCAGCGCCTAAGGCCCCGGCTCACCCGCTACCTGGCCCTTCAGGAGCCTGAGGAGGCCGGGCCTTACCGGATCTTGGTCGTGGAGGCCAAGGAGGAAGCCCTCCACATGATGCCGGAGGGGGAAGAGGTCCTGGCCGCCGAGCTCAGCCTCTCGGGGAGGCAGGCCTGGAGCAAGCTCCACGAGAGCCTCACGAGCCAGATCGCCGCAAGGGTGGACGGGGAGGAGCTTCCCATCACCAAGGTGCGCAACCTCTACTTCCACCCCGAGGAGGCGGTGCGCAAGAAGGCCTACGAGGCGGAGCTTAAGGCCTGGGAAGCCCACGAGGTGCCCCTGGCCTACGCCCTAAACGGCGTCAAAGGGGAGGCCTCTGTGCTCCACCGCCGCCGCGGGTACAAGGACGACCTCGAGCCCTCCCTCCTCCGCAACCGCATCCGCCGCAAAACCCTCTTGGCCCTGCAGGAGGCGGTGCGGGAAGCCCTACCCCTTTTCCGCCGCTACTTCCACCTGAAGGCCAAGGCCTTGGGCAAGGAGCGCCTGGACTGGTGGGACCTCTTCGCCCCCATCGGCCAGGGGAGGCGCTGGACCCTGGAGGAGGCCCGGCGCTTTATCCGGGAAAAGCTGGCCGCCTTCGTCCCGGGCGCCGCCCAGGTGGCGGAGGCCGCCTTCGCCGAGCGCTGGATGGACCTCCTCCCCCGCAAGGGGAAGGTGGGCGGGGCCTACTGCATGCCCAGAGGGGGCGGCAAGAGCCTCATCCTCGCCAACTACGAGGAGAGCTTTGAGTCGGTCTCCACCTTGGCCCACGAGCTCGGCCACGCCTACCACAACTTCGCCCTGGCCCAAGCCCCCGCCGCCTTGCGGGAGGTGCCCATGACCCTGGCGGAAACCGCCAGCATCATGAACGAGACCCTGGTGGTGGAGGCGGCCCTGAAGGAGGCTTCCCCCGAAGAGGGCCTCCTCATCCTGGACGCCTACCTGCAAGGGGCGGCCCAGGTGGTGGTGGACATCCATAGCCGCTTCCTCTTTGAGTCCTGGGTCTTCCAGAAGCGCAAGGAGCGGGAGCTTTCCCCAAGGGAATTCAAGGAACTCATGCTCAAGGCCCAGGAGGAGGCCTACGGGGAAGCCCTCGCCACCCGCCACCCCTACATGTGGGCGGTGAAGGGGCACTACTACGGGGCCGACTTCTACAACTACCCCTACACCTTCGGCCTCCTTTTTGGCCTCGCCGTCTATGAGGCGGCCAAGGAGGACCCTGGCTTCGCCGAGGGCTACGAAAGGCTTCTCGCCGAGTCGGGGATGCACTTCGCCGAGGAGCTTGGCCGCCGCTTCGGCTTTGACCTGGAAAGCCCTGCCTTCTGGCGCAAGGGCCTCAAGGTCTTGGCGGACAAGGTGGAGGCGTTGGAGGAGCGGCTTTCCTGA
- a CDS encoding DNA polymerase III subunit delta' has protein sequence MSGSTRALPGGIIGHEAILDLLPRLKAHTLLFSGPEGVGRRTVARWYALGLNRGFPPPPLAEHPDLLEIGPKERGLRGEREVRLEEVEPLFAWFATHPRERVKVAILDAAHLLTEAAANALLKLLEEPPSYGRLVLVAPSRDTLLPTLASRALEVPFGPVPEEKLRLLTEDPGLLAYAAGAPGRLLRALAEPEAHRARMQRAWEALRAPPLARLGLLKELLSEEEGFFALYALLRENPRALLALESAREALEGYVNPDLVLARLALDLEA, from the coding sequence CTGAGTGGCTCTACACGCGCCTTACCCGGGGGAATAATCGGCCACGAGGCCATCCTGGACCTCCTGCCCCGCCTGAAGGCCCACACCCTCCTCTTTTCCGGGCCAGAAGGGGTGGGAAGGCGCACCGTGGCCCGCTGGTACGCTCTGGGCCTCAACCGGGGCTTTCCCCCGCCCCCCTTGGCGGAGCACCCCGATCTCTTGGAAATCGGCCCCAAGGAGCGGGGCCTGAGGGGGGAGAGGGAGGTGCGGCTGGAGGAGGTGGAGCCCCTTTTCGCCTGGTTCGCCACCCACCCCCGGGAGCGGGTGAAGGTGGCCATCCTGGACGCCGCCCACCTCCTCACGGAGGCGGCGGCCAACGCCCTCTTGAAGCTCCTGGAGGAGCCCCCTTCCTACGGGCGCCTCGTCCTCGTCGCCCCCAGCCGGGACACCCTCCTCCCCACCCTGGCGAGCCGGGCCCTGGAGGTGCCCTTTGGCCCCGTGCCCGAGGAGAAGCTCCGCCTCCTCACGGAAGACCCCGGGCTCTTGGCCTACGCCGCCGGCGCCCCGGGCCGGCTCTTAAGGGCCCTGGCCGAGCCCGAGGCCCACAGGGCCCGGATGCAAAGGGCCTGGGAGGCCCTTAGGGCGCCACCTTTGGCCCGGCTTGGGCTTTTGAAGGAGCTCCTTTCGGAAGAGGAGGGGTTTTTCGCCCTCTATGCCCTCCTAAGGGAGAACCCTAGGGCCCTTTTGGCCCTGGAGTCCGCCCGCGAGGCCTTAGAGGGCTACGTGAACCCGGACCTGGTCCTGGCCCGCTTGGCCTTAGACTTAGAAGCATGA
- a CDS encoding acyl-CoA thioesterase has translation MEGFPVVVRVDVRFRDLDPLGHVNNAVFLSYMELARIRYFQRISPDWLQEGHFVVARMEVDYLKPIFLEDEVLVGVRAVGMGRSSLRMEHLITTNGVPAAQGVGVLVWLEGGRPAPLPEEVRRRIEALEGRPLAP, from the coding sequence ATGGAAGGCTTCCCGGTTGTCGTGCGGGTGGACGTCCGTTTCCGCGATCTGGACCCCTTGGGCCACGTGAACAACGCCGTTTTTCTCTCCTACATGGAGCTCGCCCGCATCCGCTATTTCCAGAGGATCTCCCCCGACTGGCTCCAGGAGGGGCACTTCGTGGTGGCCCGCATGGAGGTGGACTACCTGAAGCCCATCTTCCTGGAGGACGAGGTCCTGGTGGGGGTGCGGGCGGTGGGGATGGGCCGCTCTAGCCTGCGCATGGAGCACCTGATCACCACCAACGGGGTGCCCGCCGCCCAAGGGGTGGGGGTTTTGGTCTGGCTGGAGGGCGGGAGGCCAGCCCCCCTACCCGAGGAGGTGCGCCGGAGGATTGAGGCCCTCGAGGGCCGCCCCTTAGCCCCGTAG
- the ubiE gene encoding bifunctional demethylmenaquinone methyltransferase/2-methoxy-6-polyprenyl-1,4-benzoquinol methylase UbiE, translating to MAALPEEKAQQVRRMFSEIAPRYDLLNRILSFGADVRWRRRAVALALEKRPRRILDLATGTGDLALLLKAQAPGAEVVGADFAPPMLEIARKKAQGRGLEVPFLEADALALPFPEGLFDAVTIAFGFRNFADYRKALAELYRVLAPGGRLVLLEFPPPPKGAFGLVYRLYFQRVLPFLGGLISGHFGAYRYLPESVEAFPPPEALKALMEEAGFRVRYERLTFGVAAIHVGDKP from the coding sequence GTGGCGGCCTTGCCCGAGGAGAAAGCCCAGCAGGTGCGGCGGATGTTTTCGGAGATCGCCCCCCGCTATGACCTCCTAAACCGCATCCTCTCCTTTGGGGCGGATGTGCGCTGGCGGAGGCGGGCCGTGGCCTTGGCCTTGGAAAAGCGTCCCCGGCGCATCCTGGACCTGGCCACGGGTACGGGGGACCTGGCCCTCCTCTTGAAGGCCCAAGCCCCTGGGGCGGAGGTGGTGGGGGCGGACTTTGCCCCTCCCATGTTGGAGATTGCCCGGAAGAAGGCGCAAGGGCGGGGCCTCGAGGTCCCCTTCCTCGAGGCGGACGCCCTGGCGCTTCCCTTCCCCGAAGGCCTTTTTGACGCCGTCACCATCGCCTTCGGCTTCCGCAACTTCGCCGACTACAGGAAGGCCCTCGCCGAGCTTTACCGGGTCCTGGCCCCGGGGGGAAGGCTTGTCCTCTTGGAGTTCCCCCCGCCCCCCAAGGGGGCCTTTGGCCTCGTCTACCGCCTTTACTTCCAGAGGGTCCTTCCCTTCCTGGGGGGGCTCATCTCGGGGCACTTTGGGGCCTACCGCTACCTTCCGGAAAGCGTGGAGGCCTTCCCGCCCCCGGAGGCCCTAAAGGCGCTGATGGAGGAGGCGGGGTTTAGGGTGCGCTACGAGCGCCTCACCTTCGGGGTGGCGGCCATCCACGTGGGGGATAAGCCCTAA
- a CDS encoding PSP1 domain-containing protein — translation MTVGVRFRTPPLRYFSFQGEPPPLEAYVVVRTNRGLEVGKVRTPPRKARGEGEVVRLATKEDLDKAARLRARAEEVAFYLRARLKEEGVAAKVLGCDFTLDGRHLLVHYAAAERVNLRRFTRELAGRYDVRVEFLAEGPREEAQYLGALGACGMESCCSTWLQGFAQVSIKLARDQQLPLSPEKISGPCGRLLCCLAYEHPVYQELLAELPKKNARVCTKAGVCGKVQKVNPLKGTVELLLEEGKSLEVAKEDLA, via the coding sequence ATGACCGTGGGCGTCCGCTTCCGCACCCCTCCCCTTCGCTACTTCTCTTTTCAGGGGGAGCCCCCGCCCCTGGAGGCCTACGTGGTGGTGCGCACGAACAGGGGCCTCGAGGTGGGCAAGGTGCGCACCCCCCCAAGGAAGGCCCGGGGAGAGGGGGAGGTGGTGCGCCTCGCCACCAAGGAGGACCTGGACAAGGCGGCGCGCCTTCGGGCCAGGGCGGAGGAGGTGGCCTTTTACCTCCGGGCCCGCCTCAAGGAGGAGGGGGTGGCGGCCAAGGTCCTGGGGTGCGACTTCACCCTGGATGGCCGCCACCTCCTCGTCCACTACGCCGCGGCGGAGCGGGTGAACCTGCGCCGTTTCACCCGGGAGCTCGCCGGGCGCTACGATGTCCGGGTGGAGTTCCTGGCGGAGGGCCCCAGGGAGGAGGCCCAGTACCTGGGCGCCCTCGGGGCCTGCGGCATGGAATCCTGCTGCTCCACCTGGCTTCAGGGCTTCGCCCAGGTTTCCATCAAGCTCGCCCGGGACCAGCAACTGCCCCTTTCCCCGGAGAAGATCTCGGGGCCTTGCGGGAGGCTCCTTTGCTGCTTGGCCTACGAGCACCCCGTGTACCAGGAACTCCTGGCCGAGCTCCCCAAGAAAAACGCCCGGGTCTGCACCAAGGCGGGGGTCTGCGGCAAGGTGCAGAAGGTGAACCCCTTGAAGGGAACGGTGGAGCTCCTTTTGGAGGAGGGGAAGAGCCTGGAGGTGGCCAAGGAGGACCTGGCATGA
- a CDS encoding flavin reductase family protein encodes MKVYPVEGPLPAFYHYYPGVPAVVGVRLGGRVNFCPAVWNTGLSADPPLFGVSLSPKRFTHGLLLEARRFSASFHPYTQAALVQWLGSVSGREVDKGQAPHFLGQTGVPILEGAYAAYELALLEVRSFGDHDLFVGRVVAVWEEEALLDERGRPKPGLSLLYYGKGLYGHPAEEAFTP; translated from the coding sequence ATGAAGGTTTACCCGGTGGAAGGTCCCTTGCCCGCCTTCTACCACTACTACCCCGGTGTGCCCGCCGTGGTGGGGGTGCGGCTTGGGGGCAGGGTGAACTTCTGCCCCGCCGTGTGGAACACGGGCCTCTCCGCCGACCCGCCCCTCTTTGGGGTTTCCCTAAGCCCCAAGCGCTTCACCCATGGCCTCCTCCTCGAGGCCCGGCGCTTTTCCGCAAGCTTCCACCCCTACACCCAGGCCGCCTTGGTCCAGTGGCTCGGGAGCGTGTCTGGCCGGGAGGTGGATAAGGGCCAGGCCCCCCACTTCCTGGGCCAGACCGGGGTGCCCATCCTGGAAGGGGCCTACGCCGCCTACGAGCTTGCGCTTTTGGAAGTGCGTTCCTTTGGCGACCACGACCTCTTCGTGGGCAGGGTGGTGGCGGTCTGGGAGGAAGAGGCCCTTTTGGACGAAAGGGGGCGGCCCAAGCCCGGCCTCTCCCTCCTCTACTACGGCAAGGGGCTTTACGGCCACCCGGCGGAGGAGGCGTTTACCCCTTGA
- a CDS encoding ABC transporter permease produces the protein MNLDAAFLTALLLSTLRQTTPLLFTALGGMFSERGGVVNIALEGIILFGALTAAVVVERFEAALGPGPHPWLPWVGVLAAMAVGGLVALVHGVVSIRYRADQIISGTAINLLAAGAPSLVLTYFYGNATSSKEVANRLPLLGPEGFALSPLVYLAFLLVPLAWWVLFKTPFGLRLRAVGEHPEAADTLGVNVYRMRYIGVVVSGVLAGLAGAYLAIGFLNQFVRGMSAGMGFIALAAMIFGKWHPVGILFSTLLFGFASALAIQLQGTEILPAVLVQAFPYVVTVLVLAGFIGRSRPPGAVGKPYEK, from the coding sequence GTGAACCTGGACGCCGCCTTCCTCACCGCCCTCCTCCTCTCCACCCTGCGCCAGACCACCCCCCTTCTCTTCACCGCCCTAGGGGGGATGTTCTCCGAGCGGGGCGGGGTGGTGAACATCGCCCTCGAGGGCATCATCCTCTTCGGGGCCCTCACGGCGGCAGTGGTGGTGGAGCGGTTTGAGGCCGCCTTGGGCCCCGGGCCCCATCCCTGGCTCCCCTGGGTGGGGGTGCTGGCCGCCATGGCCGTGGGGGGGCTCGTGGCCCTGGTGCACGGGGTGGTTTCCATCCGCTACCGGGCGGACCAGATCATCAGCGGCACCGCCATCAACCTCCTGGCGGCGGGGGCCCCGAGCCTGGTCCTCACCTACTTCTACGGCAACGCCACGAGCTCCAAGGAGGTGGCCAACCGCCTCCCCCTCCTGGGCCCCGAGGGCTTCGCCCTTTCCCCCTTGGTCTACCTGGCCTTCCTCCTGGTGCCTTTGGCCTGGTGGGTCCTCTTCAAGACCCCCTTTGGCCTCCGGCTCAGGGCCGTGGGGGAGCATCCCGAGGCGGCGGACACCCTGGGGGTGAACGTGTACCGCATGCGCTACATCGGGGTGGTGGTCTCCGGCGTTTTGGCGGGGCTTGCGGGCGCCTACCTGGCCATCGGCTTCCTCAACCAGTTCGTGCGGGGGATGTCGGCGGGGATGGGGTTCATTGCCCTGGCGGCCATGATCTTCGGCAAGTGGCACCCCGTGGGCATCCTCTTCTCCACCCTGCTCTTCGGTTTTGCCAGCGCCCTGGCCATCCAGCTCCAGGGCACGGAGATCCTCCCCGCCGTCCTGGTCCAGGCCTTCCCCTACGTGGTCACGGTGCTGGTGCTGGCGGGCTTCATCGGCAGAAGCCGGCCCCCAGGGGCGGTGGGCAAGCCTTACGAGAAATAG
- a CDS encoding arsenate reductase ArsC, whose product MRVLVLCTHNSARSQMAEAWLRHHARELGVDLEVHSAGTEKAFVKEEAKRVMAEVGLDLSGHRSKTLWEVPDPWNFGLVLTVCDQAQEACPAYPVQTIRRHVAFPDPTGKPLEAWREVRDALGRMARFLVARLKEGEIPSDEELRRAAGL is encoded by the coding sequence ATGCGGGTCCTGGTGCTTTGCACCCACAACTCCGCCCGGAGCCAGATGGCGGAGGCATGGCTACGCCACCACGCCCGGGAGCTAGGGGTGGACCTCGAGGTCCACTCCGCCGGCACGGAGAAGGCCTTCGTGAAGGAGGAGGCCAAACGGGTCATGGCGGAGGTGGGGCTGGACCTTTCCGGGCACCGTTCCAAGACCCTTTGGGAGGTGCCGGACCCCTGGAACTTCGGCCTGGTCCTCACCGTGTGCGACCAGGCCCAGGAGGCCTGCCCCGCCTACCCCGTCCAGACGATAAGGCGCCACGTGGCCTTTCCAGACCCCACGGGAAAACCCCTGGAGGCCTGGCGGGAGGTGCGGGACGCCCTGGGGAGGATGGCCCGCTTCCTGGTGGCCAGGCTCAAGGAGGGAGAAATCCCGAGCGACGAGGAGCTAAGACGGGCGGCGGGGCTTTAG
- a CDS encoding endonuclease MutS2 has translation MRDVLEVLEFPRVRALLAERAKTPLGRERALALAPLSREEAERRHQLTQEAQSYPYALPEAGALREAYQKALSGGRLSGPELLRAAQALEGAMALKRELLPLENALSQVAAAIGDHTPFLERVKRALDEEGAVKDEASPHLLQIRRELRPLRQEILDRLYALMDRHREAFQDRFVTLRRDRYCVPVKAGFAQKVPGILLDESESGATLFLEPLSVVKLNNRLQALRLKEEEEVNRILRELSERLAGDEGVPGTLEALALLDLVQAQAALAKDLGLVRPRFGERYELGEAFHPLIPNPVKNSFALDERTRLILISGPNMGGKTALLKTLGLAVLMAQAGLFVGAKKALLAWPDRVFADIGDEQSLQESLSTFAGHLKRLKEMLEEATPQSLVLIDELGSGTDPEEGAALSQAILEALLERGVKGMVTTHLSPLKAFAQGREGIQNASMRFDLEALRPTYELVLGVPGRSYALAIARRLSLPEAVLRRAEAILPEGGRLEALLERLEEERLRLEEEKRRLEETLARAEALRRELERREADYQKEREARLEALEAEVRERLLAVEAELKAIREKARTESKRDALRELMELRARYAKKPPAPPPPPGLAPGVLVEVPALGKRGRVVEVRGEEALVQVGPIKMSLKAKELKAVPEGEAPKPLLAKPKREVKEVDLRGLTVEEALLEVDQALEEAKALGLSTVRLLHGKGTGALRQAIREALRRDKRVESFADAPPHEGGHGVTVAVLRG, from the coding sequence GTGCGGGACGTCCTCGAGGTCCTGGAGTTCCCCAGGGTGCGGGCCCTCCTGGCGGAAAGGGCCAAAACCCCCCTGGGAAGGGAGCGCGCCCTAGCCCTCGCCCCCCTTTCCCGGGAGGAGGCGGAACGCCGCCACCAGCTCACCCAGGAGGCGCAAAGTTACCCCTATGCGCTCCCAGAGGCGGGGGCGCTCCGGGAGGCTTACCAAAAGGCCCTTTCCGGGGGGAGGCTTTCGGGGCCCGAGCTCCTGCGGGCCGCCCAGGCCCTGGAAGGGGCCATGGCCCTAAAAAGGGAGCTCTTGCCCCTAGAGAACGCCCTGAGCCAGGTGGCGGCGGCCATCGGCGACCACACCCCCTTCCTGGAACGGGTGAAAAGGGCCCTGGACGAGGAAGGCGCCGTGAAGGACGAGGCGAGCCCCCACCTCCTCCAGATCCGCCGGGAGCTCAGGCCCCTCCGCCAGGAGATCCTGGACCGCCTCTACGCCCTCATGGACCGCCACCGGGAGGCCTTCCAGGACCGCTTCGTCACCCTGCGCCGGGACCGGTACTGCGTGCCGGTGAAGGCGGGCTTCGCCCAGAAGGTGCCCGGCATCCTCCTGGACGAGTCCGAGTCCGGGGCCACCCTCTTCCTAGAGCCCCTTTCCGTGGTAAAGCTGAATAACCGCCTCCAGGCGTTAAGGCTCAAGGAGGAAGAGGAGGTAAACCGCATCCTGCGGGAGCTTTCCGAGCGCCTGGCGGGGGATGAGGGGGTGCCGGGAACCCTGGAGGCCCTGGCCCTTTTGGACCTCGTCCAGGCCCAGGCCGCCCTGGCCAAGGACCTGGGCCTCGTCCGCCCCCGGTTCGGCGAGCGCTACGAGCTCGGGGAGGCCTTCCACCCCCTCATCCCGAACCCGGTGAAAAACTCCTTTGCCCTGGACGAGAGGACCCGCCTCATCCTCATCTCCGGGCCCAACATGGGGGGGAAGACCGCCCTCCTCAAAACCCTGGGCCTGGCGGTCCTCATGGCCCAGGCGGGGCTTTTCGTGGGGGCCAAGAAGGCCCTCCTCGCCTGGCCGGACCGGGTTTTCGCCGATATTGGGGACGAGCAGTCCCTGCAGGAAAGCCTCTCCACCTTCGCCGGGCACCTCAAGCGGCTCAAGGAGATGCTGGAGGAGGCCACGCCCCAAAGCCTCGTCCTCATAGACGAGCTGGGGAGCGGCACCGACCCCGAGGAGGGGGCGGCCCTTTCCCAGGCCATCCTCGAGGCCCTTCTGGAGCGGGGGGTCAAGGGGATGGTCACCACCCACCTCTCCCCCCTCAAGGCCTTCGCCCAGGGGCGGGAGGGCATCCAGAACGCCTCCATGCGCTTTGACCTCGAGGCCCTCCGCCCCACCTACGAGCTCGTCCTGGGGGTGCCGGGGCGGAGCTACGCCCTGGCCATCGCCCGGAGGCTTTCCCTGCCCGAGGCGGTGCTCCGGCGGGCCGAGGCCATCCTCCCCGAGGGGGGAAGGCTGGAGGCCCTTCTTGAGAGGCTGGAAGAGGAAAGGCTGCGACTGGAGGAGGAAAAACGCCGCCTAGAGGAAACGCTTGCCCGGGCCGAAGCCCTACGGCGGGAGCTGGAAAGGCGGGAAGCCGACTACCAAAAGGAGCGGGAGGCGCGCCTGGAGGCCCTGGAGGCCGAGGTGCGGGAAAGGCTTCTTGCGGTGGAGGCGGAGCTCAAGGCCATCCGGGAAAAGGCGAGGACCGAGAGCAAGCGGGACGCCCTTCGGGAACTCATGGAGCTCAGGGCCCGCTACGCCAAGAAGCCCCCCGCTCCCCCGCCCCCACCGGGGCTTGCCCCCGGGGTTTTGGTGGAGGTGCCCGCCTTAGGCAAGCGGGGCCGGGTGGTGGAGGTGCGGGGCGAGGAGGCCTTGGTCCAGGTGGGACCCATCAAGATGAGCCTAAAGGCCAAGGAGCTTAAGGCAGTGCCCGAAGGGGAAGCCCCCAAGCCCCTCCTCGCCAAGCCCAAGCGGGAGGTCAAGGAGGTGGACTTGCGGGGCCTCACCGTGGAGGAGGCCCTCCTCGAGGTGGACCAGGCCCTGGAGGAGGCCAAGGCCCTGGGGCTTTCCACGGTGCGCCTCCTCCACGGCAAGGGCACGGGGGCCTTGCGCCAGGCCATCCGCGAGGCCCTAAGGCGGGACAAGCGGGTGGAAAGCTTCGCCGACGCTCCCCCCCACGAGGGAGGGCACGGGGTGACGGTGGCGGTGCTACGGGGCTAA